In Oncorhynchus keta strain PuntledgeMale-10-30-2019 chromosome 19, Oket_V2, whole genome shotgun sequence, a single genomic region encodes these proteins:
- the LOC118398237 gene encoding myelin-associated glycoprotein isoform X1: MGLWFIAFLTFLLKGALCQEWSLWMPQSIVAVGGSCLLVPCRFEIPAAFDADLKNCTPTGLWSKKFWGGNIVLSSAQTDAQNIIKGVMVGNLLSKNCTTLFNSFPAGYDDTYIFRLECAGTNRLKYIFYPGVHISHTDTPPKPQLTTMGNITEGELVRLSCSVSAPCPTFPPSLIWTSGLGGSVESQLQEGIDGLMTMTSTLTFTASLLHHGLLVRCSARYTLQPGGTTKTTQGNLTLNVLYAPKNTVALSSPSGPVPDGRAVTLTCQSDANPPVERYSWYKDISGQVTWKANGQTLVLLVNKADSGLYLCEAHNEKGSQRSKVMPLEFESGQCSVMVPYIICGVMVLLYVLTVTVDVYKYKSLSRRLKQQLELSEKGDATYTNLTIASISSDYDQLQMTRAARGEAHPGRRSERAAP, translated from the exons ATGGGTCTGTGGTTTATTGCTTTCCTCACTTTTCTGTTGAAAG GTGCACTCTGCCAAGAGTGGAGTCTGTGGATGCCCCAAAGCATCGTGGCTGTTGGTGGATCCTGCCTACTGGTCCCATGTAGATTTGAGATCCCTGCTGCATTTGATGCTGACTTGAAAAACTGCACACCCACTGGGCTTTGGTCTAAAAAATTTTGGGGGGGAAATATAGTATTGAGCTCAGCCCAAACAGATGCCCAAAACATCATAAAGGGAGTGATGGTGGGAAATCTGTTGAGCAAGAACTGCACCACTCTTTTCAACAGTTTCCCTGCAGGATATGATGACACATATATCTTCAGGCTGGAATGTGCTGGAACAAATCGCCTCAAGTATATTTTCTACCCAGGAGTACATATCAGTCATACAG ACACCCCACCCAAACCCCAACTAACCACTATGGGCAACATCACAGAGGGGGAGCTGGTTAGACTGAgctgctctgtctctgcccccTGTCCTACGTTCCCGCCCTCTCTGATCTGGACCTCTGGGCTGGGTGGCAGTGTCGAGAGCCAGCTACAGGAGGGTATAGATGGGCTCATGACCATGACCTCCACCCTTACCTTTACCGCCTCCCTCCTCCATCACGGGCTGCTGGTCAGATGTTCTGCCCGCTACACACTGCAGCCAGGGGGCACCACCAAGACGACTCAGGGGAACCTGACCCTCAATGTTCTTT ATGCTCCTAAAAACACTGTAGCCCTGTCCAGCCCATCTGGGCCTGTGCCCGACGGGAGGGCAGTGACCCTGACCTGTCAGAGTGATGCCAACCCACCAGTGGAGCGCTACTCCTGGTACAAAGACATCAGTGGGCAGGTGACCTGGAAGGCTAATGGGCagacactggtcctcctggtaaaCAAGGCAGACAGCGGGCTGTACCTCTGTGAGGCCCACAACGAGAAGGGATCACAAAGGTCAAAGGTCATGCCTCTGGAGTTCGAAA GTGGCCAATGTTCCGTGATGGTCCCCTACATCATTTGTGGAGTGATGGTGTTGCTCTATGTTCTAACCGTCACCGTGGATGTGTATAAATATAAAAG TCTGTCCAGAAGACTGAAA CAGCAGCTAGAGCTGTCAGAGAAAGGAGACGCCACGTACACTAACCTAACGATCGCCAGCATCAGCTCTGACTATGACCAACTCCAG ATGACCAGGGCTGCCCGAGGTGAAGCTCACCCTGGCAGAAGAAGTGAAAGAGCTGCTCCTTGA
- the LOC118398237 gene encoding cell adhesion molecule 4 isoform X2: MISFTQLQVYSYCGRHLNNITDGSVVYCFPHFSVESFPAGYDDTYIFRLECAGTNRLKYIFYPGVHISHTDTPPKPQLTTMGNITEGELVRLSCSVSAPCPTFPPSLIWTSGLGGSVESQLQEGIDGLMTMTSTLTFTASLLHHGLLVRCSARYTLQPGGTTKTTQGNLTLNVLYAPKNTVALSSPSGPVPDGRAVTLTCQSDANPPVERYSWYKDISGQVTWKANGQTLVLLVNKADSGLYLCEAHNEKGSQRSKVMPLEFESGQCSVMVPYIICGVMVLLYVLTVTVDVYKYKSLSRRLKQQLELSEKGDATYTNLTIASISSDYDQLQMTRAARGEAHPGRRSERAAP; encoded by the exons GTGTATTCTTACTGTGGAAGGCATCTCAACAACATCACAGATGGGTCTGTGGTTTATTGCTTTCCTCACTTTTCTGTTGAAAG TTTCCCTGCAGGATATGATGACACATATATCTTCAGGCTGGAATGTGCTGGAACAAATCGCCTCAAGTATATTTTCTACCCAGGAGTACATATCAGTCATACAG ACACCCCACCCAAACCCCAACTAACCACTATGGGCAACATCACAGAGGGGGAGCTGGTTAGACTGAgctgctctgtctctgcccccTGTCCTACGTTCCCGCCCTCTCTGATCTGGACCTCTGGGCTGGGTGGCAGTGTCGAGAGCCAGCTACAGGAGGGTATAGATGGGCTCATGACCATGACCTCCACCCTTACCTTTACCGCCTCCCTCCTCCATCACGGGCTGCTGGTCAGATGTTCTGCCCGCTACACACTGCAGCCAGGGGGCACCACCAAGACGACTCAGGGGAACCTGACCCTCAATGTTCTTT ATGCTCCTAAAAACACTGTAGCCCTGTCCAGCCCATCTGGGCCTGTGCCCGACGGGAGGGCAGTGACCCTGACCTGTCAGAGTGATGCCAACCCACCAGTGGAGCGCTACTCCTGGTACAAAGACATCAGTGGGCAGGTGACCTGGAAGGCTAATGGGCagacactggtcctcctggtaaaCAAGGCAGACAGCGGGCTGTACCTCTGTGAGGCCCACAACGAGAAGGGATCACAAAGGTCAAAGGTCATGCCTCTGGAGTTCGAAA GTGGCCAATGTTCCGTGATGGTCCCCTACATCATTTGTGGAGTGATGGTGTTGCTCTATGTTCTAACCGTCACCGTGGATGTGTATAAATATAAAAG TCTGTCCAGAAGACTGAAA CAGCAGCTAGAGCTGTCAGAGAAAGGAGACGCCACGTACACTAACCTAACGATCGCCAGCATCAGCTCTGACTATGACCAACTCCAG ATGACCAGGGCTGCCCGAGGTGAAGCTCACCCTGGCAGAAGAAGTGAAAGAGCTGCTCCTTGA
- the LOC118398236 gene encoding adaptin ear-binding coat-associated protein 1-like isoform X2, with protein sequence MSQSCALNLTSMFIAYHRGLQIVDTDWKLDVPDWSGRMRITAKGKVAYIKLEDKVSGELFAQAPVTEYPGIAVETVSDSSRYFVLRIQDDNGRSAFIGVGFGDRGDSFDFNVSLQDHFKWVKQENEISKNPQGAASGPKLDLGFKEGQTITLNIGQGKKRDKPRSQGAGGSGLLPPPPKGKMAPPPSSTFSNHNTVPQTGGPEIGSLLDLDSSNSNTVVQSSNPSTALWGDFSTPASSLPPTSRQQHTLNWGQF encoded by the exons actggaaGCTGGATGTGCCCGATTGGTCAGGGCGCATGCGGATCACGGCGAAGGGCAAAGTGGCCTACATCAAACTGGAAGACAAGGTCTCAG GGGAGCTGTTCGCCCAAGCCCCTGTCACAGAGTATCCCGGCATCGCAGTTGAAACCGTAAGCGACTCCAGTCGCTACTTTGTCCTGCGAATACAGGAtgacaatg GCCGCAGTGCGTTCATTGGTGTTGGATTCGGGgacagaggggactcttttgaCTTCAACGTGTCTTTGCAGGACCACTTTAA GTGGGTGAAACAAGAGAATGAGATCAGCAAAAACCCTCAGGGGGCAGCTTCGGGACCAAAGCTGGACTTGGGATTTAAAGAAGGACAAACCATCACCCTTAATATTGGG CAAGGCAAAAAAAGAGATAAGCCACGCTCACAAGGGGCAGGTGGGTCTGGTCTCCTTCCACCGCCACCAAAAGGCAAGatggctcctcctccttcctctacctTCTCCAATCACAACACAGTGCCTCAAACAGGAGGCCCAGAGATCG gCAGTTTGCTAGATCTGGACAGTAGTAACTCCAACACTGTGGTCCAATCATCTAATCCCAGCACTGCTCTTTGGGGAGACTTCTCCACTCCTGCAAG TTCTCTCCCCCCAACATCGCGACAACAGCACACTCTGAATTGGGGCCAGTTTTGA
- the LOC118397757 gene encoding serine/threonine-protein kinase SBK1-like isoform X1: MTAATRLLDEMCHLTAQSLTSLETSDHFQVVKMLGEGSYGKVMLAVHRERGQPWICFNPNPSFPGLVSPECLSFFCSDHLSLFSLRQGTPMALKFFPRDSTNLFSFLREYNLSLSFCTHPSLTKALGIAFSTPSHYVFAQQASLFGDLYDVIVPEVGVEEDCVQRVVSQLCGALTHLHSLGFVHRDVKPENIFLVDAACRWVKLGDFGMAKATGTKVPGVWYSSAYCTPEAEISKESEDSRHNTASKPDGGNGLDSKIKRVWVSVEASTDCWALGILTYAMLTGSLPWTQTASDDRSYIKYKEWFDQQKDQEGQDDELDLWGEGKDEGIMMSLDKDKQNRSKRKSHPVAPQFACFTPLASSLFLSLLHPQPRLRGRPDDVLGYLGEDWLQVKKKIQLEEEEKKMRG; this comes from the exons ATGACA GCTGCCACGAGACTATTGGACGAGATGTGCCATCTCACGGCCCAGTCGCTGACATCACTGGAGACCTCGGACCACTTCCAGGTGGTCAAGATGTTAGGGGAGGGGTCGTACGGGAAGGTCATGTTGGCTGTACATCGGGAAAGAGGTCAACCATGGATCTGTTTTAATCCTAACCCCAGTTTTCCTGGCCTCGTATCTCCAGAAtgtctttctttcttttgttCTGATCACttgtctctcttttccctccgCCAAGGCACCCCAATGGCCCTGAAGTTCTTTCCTCGTGATTCCACAAATCTCTTCTCCTTTTTGCGAGAGtataacctctccctctccttctgcaCCCACccgtccctgaccaaggccctgggCATTGCCTTCTCCACCCCCTCACATTACGTTTTCGCCCAGCAAGCCAGCCTCTTCGGTGATCTATACGACGTCATTGTCCCTGag GTGGGTGTGGAGGAGGACTGTGTCCAGAGGGTGGTTTCCCAGCTGTGCGGTGCCCTAACCCACCTCCACTCCCTGGGCTTCGTCCACCGTGACGTCAAGCCCGAGAACATCTTCCTGGTCGACGCTGCCTGCCGCTGGGTCAAACTGGGCGACTTCGGCATGGCCAAGGCCACGGGAACCAAGGTACCCGGTGTGTGGTACAGTTCTGCTTACTGTACGCCCGAGGCAGAGATATCAAAGGAGTCGGAGGATAGTAGACATAATACTGCTTCAAAACCAGATGGAGGAAATGGGTTGGACAGCAAGATCAAGCGGGTGTGGGTGTCGGTGGAGGCCAGTACAGACTGCTGGGCCTTGGGGATCCTCACCTACGCCATGCTGACTGGCAGTCTACCCTGGACGCAGACAGCGTCCGACGACCGCTCTTACATCAAGTACAAAGAGTGGTTTGACCAGCAGAAAGATCAAGAAGGTCAGGACGATGAACTAGACCTATGGGGGGAAGGAAAAGACGAGGGCATCATGATGAGTTTGGATAAAGACAAGCAGAATCGGAGCAAGAGAAAATCCCATCCGGTCGCCCCCCAGTTTGCCTGTTTCACCCCACTGGCCAGTTCCCTTTTCCTGTCACTACTTCACCCGCAGCCTAGGCTTCGCGGTAGGCCCGACGATGTGCTGGGCTACCTGGGAGAAGACTGGTTGCAGGTGAAGAAGAAGAtacagctggaggaggaggagaagaaaatgagagggtga
- the LOC118397757 gene encoding serine/threonine-protein kinase SBK1-like isoform X3, with product MALKFFPRDSTNLFSFLREYNLSLSFCTHPSLTKALGIAFSTPSHYVFAQQASLFGDLYDVIVPEVGVEEDCVQRVVSQLCGALTHLHSLGFVHRDVKPENIFLVDAACRWVKLGDFGMAKATGTKVPGVWYSSAYCTPEAEISKESEDSRHNTASKPDGGNGLDSKIKRVWVSVEASTDCWALGILTYAMLTGSLPWTQTASDDRSYIKYKEWFDQQKDQEGQDDELDLWGEGKDEGIMMSLDKDKQNRSKRKSHPVAPQFACFTPLASSLFLSLLHPQPRLRGRPDDVLGYLGEDWLQVKKKIQLEEEEKKMRG from the exons ATGGCCCTGAAGTTCTTTCCTCGTGATTCCACAAATCTCTTCTCCTTTTTGCGAGAGtataacctctccctctccttctgcaCCCACccgtccctgaccaaggccctgggCATTGCCTTCTCCACCCCCTCACATTACGTTTTCGCCCAGCAAGCCAGCCTCTTCGGTGATCTATACGACGTCATTGTCCCTGag GTGGGTGTGGAGGAGGACTGTGTCCAGAGGGTGGTTTCCCAGCTGTGCGGTGCCCTAACCCACCTCCACTCCCTGGGCTTCGTCCACCGTGACGTCAAGCCCGAGAACATCTTCCTGGTCGACGCTGCCTGCCGCTGGGTCAAACTGGGCGACTTCGGCATGGCCAAGGCCACGGGAACCAAGGTACCCGGTGTGTGGTACAGTTCTGCTTACTGTACGCCCGAGGCAGAGATATCAAAGGAGTCGGAGGATAGTAGACATAATACTGCTTCAAAACCAGATGGAGGAAATGGGTTGGACAGCAAGATCAAGCGGGTGTGGGTGTCGGTGGAGGCCAGTACAGACTGCTGGGCCTTGGGGATCCTCACCTACGCCATGCTGACTGGCAGTCTACCCTGGACGCAGACAGCGTCCGACGACCGCTCTTACATCAAGTACAAAGAGTGGTTTGACCAGCAGAAAGATCAAGAAGGTCAGGACGATGAACTAGACCTATGGGGGGAAGGAAAAGACGAGGGCATCATGATGAGTTTGGATAAAGACAAGCAGAATCGGAGCAAGAGAAAATCCCATCCGGTCGCCCCCCAGTTTGCCTGTTTCACCCCACTGGCCAGTTCCCTTTTCCTGTCACTACTTCACCCGCAGCCTAGGCTTCGCGGTAGGCCCGACGATGTGCTGGGCTACCTGGGAGAAGACTGGTTGCAGGTGAAGAAGAAGAtacagctggaggaggaggagaagaaaatgagagggtga
- the LOC118397757 gene encoding serine/threonine-protein kinase SBK1-like isoform X2: MTAATRLLDEMCHLTAQSLTSLETSDHFQVVKMLGEGSYGKVMLAVHRERGTPMALKFFPRDSTNLFSFLREYNLSLSFCTHPSLTKALGIAFSTPSHYVFAQQASLFGDLYDVIVPEVGVEEDCVQRVVSQLCGALTHLHSLGFVHRDVKPENIFLVDAACRWVKLGDFGMAKATGTKVPGVWYSSAYCTPEAEISKESEDSRHNTASKPDGGNGLDSKIKRVWVSVEASTDCWALGILTYAMLTGSLPWTQTASDDRSYIKYKEWFDQQKDQEGQDDELDLWGEGKDEGIMMSLDKDKQNRSKRKSHPVAPQFACFTPLASSLFLSLLHPQPRLRGRPDDVLGYLGEDWLQVKKKIQLEEEEKKMRG, translated from the exons ATGACA GCTGCCACGAGACTATTGGACGAGATGTGCCATCTCACGGCCCAGTCGCTGACATCACTGGAGACCTCGGACCACTTCCAGGTGGTCAAGATGTTAGGGGAGGGGTCGTACGGGAAGGTCATGTTGGCTGTACATCGGGAAAGAG GCACCCCAATGGCCCTGAAGTTCTTTCCTCGTGATTCCACAAATCTCTTCTCCTTTTTGCGAGAGtataacctctccctctccttctgcaCCCACccgtccctgaccaaggccctgggCATTGCCTTCTCCACCCCCTCACATTACGTTTTCGCCCAGCAAGCCAGCCTCTTCGGTGATCTATACGACGTCATTGTCCCTGag GTGGGTGTGGAGGAGGACTGTGTCCAGAGGGTGGTTTCCCAGCTGTGCGGTGCCCTAACCCACCTCCACTCCCTGGGCTTCGTCCACCGTGACGTCAAGCCCGAGAACATCTTCCTGGTCGACGCTGCCTGCCGCTGGGTCAAACTGGGCGACTTCGGCATGGCCAAGGCCACGGGAACCAAGGTACCCGGTGTGTGGTACAGTTCTGCTTACTGTACGCCCGAGGCAGAGATATCAAAGGAGTCGGAGGATAGTAGACATAATACTGCTTCAAAACCAGATGGAGGAAATGGGTTGGACAGCAAGATCAAGCGGGTGTGGGTGTCGGTGGAGGCCAGTACAGACTGCTGGGCCTTGGGGATCCTCACCTACGCCATGCTGACTGGCAGTCTACCCTGGACGCAGACAGCGTCCGACGACCGCTCTTACATCAAGTACAAAGAGTGGTTTGACCAGCAGAAAGATCAAGAAGGTCAGGACGATGAACTAGACCTATGGGGGGAAGGAAAAGACGAGGGCATCATGATGAGTTTGGATAAAGACAAGCAGAATCGGAGCAAGAGAAAATCCCATCCGGTCGCCCCCCAGTTTGCCTGTTTCACCCCACTGGCCAGTTCCCTTTTCCTGTCACTACTTCACCCGCAGCCTAGGCTTCGCGGTAGGCCCGACGATGTGCTGGGCTACCTGGGAGAAGACTGGTTGCAGGTGAAGAAGAAGAtacagctggaggaggaggagaagaaaatgagagggtga